In Capillimicrobium parvum, a genomic segment contains:
- a CDS encoding L,D-transpeptidase family protein has protein sequence MRRPLLIAAAAMLLVIVGLGVAVVVLDNKAEGKIADGVKVGSVDVGGMKAEQAKAKVRKQLLAPLDDPVVVRYHGETWKLTAAKAKIRADVDGMVAEAMKRSEGGNAVQRAWREATGGEVKATIPAEVTYSRRAVNKLVKRIAAHVQRDPKDASVTFSSTSLGEVKGKDGVALKAAVLRRQINDSITTPGAKRTFRARTKDVKPEITTDELAEKYPVVLTVERGSFKLHLWKNLKLTKTYDIRVGQQGLETPAGLYHIQNKAVDPAWSVPHSAWTGSLAGQVIPGGAPNNPLKARWMGIFDGAGIHGIDPSAYGTIGTAASHGCVGMRIPDVEELYDQVPVGAPIYIA, from the coding sequence ATGCGCCGCCCACTTCTGATCGCCGCCGCCGCGATGCTGCTCGTCATCGTCGGTTTGGGCGTGGCGGTGGTCGTCCTCGACAACAAGGCCGAGGGCAAGATCGCCGACGGCGTGAAGGTCGGCAGCGTGGACGTGGGCGGGATGAAGGCCGAGCAGGCCAAGGCCAAGGTCCGCAAGCAGTTGCTCGCCCCGCTCGACGACCCGGTGGTCGTCCGCTACCACGGCGAGACCTGGAAGCTCACCGCCGCGAAGGCGAAGATCCGCGCCGACGTCGACGGCATGGTCGCCGAGGCCATGAAGCGCAGCGAGGGCGGCAACGCCGTCCAGCGCGCCTGGCGCGAGGCGACCGGCGGCGAGGTCAAGGCCACGATCCCCGCCGAGGTCACCTACTCGCGGCGGGCGGTCAACAAGCTCGTCAAGCGGATCGCCGCCCACGTGCAGCGGGACCCGAAGGACGCGAGCGTCACGTTCTCCTCGACGAGCCTCGGCGAGGTCAAGGGCAAGGACGGCGTCGCCCTCAAGGCCGCGGTGCTGCGCCGGCAGATCAACGACTCGATCACCACGCCCGGCGCGAAGCGGACGTTCAGAGCCAGGACGAAGGACGTCAAGCCAGAGATCACGACCGACGAGCTCGCCGAGAAGTACCCGGTGGTCCTCACGGTCGAGCGCGGCAGCTTCAAGCTGCACCTGTGGAAGAACCTCAAGCTGACCAAGACCTACGACATCCGGGTCGGCCAGCAGGGGCTCGAGACGCCCGCCGGGCTCTACCACATCCAGAACAAGGCCGTGGACCCGGCCTGGAGCGTGCCTCACTCGGCGTGGACCGGCAGCCTCGCCGGCCAGGTCATCCCGGGCGGTGCGCCGAACAACCCCCTCAAGGCCCGGTGGATGGGCATCTTCGACGGGGCCGGCATCCACGGCATCGACCCCAGCGCGTACGGCACGATCGGCACCGCCGCCTCGCACGGCTGCGTCGGGATGCGCATCCCCGACGTCGAGGAGCTCTACGACCAGGTGCCGGTCGGAGCTCCCATCTACATCGCCTGA